From Anaerosoma tenue:
CGGATACTGAACAGCGTACGGACGCTCTATGCGCGACCCTGAGGCATCGTTGATGGATGTCGTGACGTACTCGCGTCGCGCTGTCGACTACCTCGATGGCGTCAGCGCGCAGGGGTTCGCCCTCGACACCGGCGTTCAGGACCAGGTCATCCGGTGCCTCACGGTGATCGGCGAGGCAGCACGATGCCGGAGCGTTCAGCCCGAACGTGCTCAACATCCCGATGTAGGGCGCGCGGCAAACGGCCACCTCGTGGCGCGCCCTTCTCGGTGCGCTCTTTCGGCCGCCTTGCCCATGTCAGACCGGCGGTGTAGGGTAGTGCTACCGTCAGTGCTACTGTAAGGACTACCGATGGGCAAAGCGAACATCTCGTTTCCCGAGGGCATGCTGGAGGAGATCGACCGGCGCGCGGCCGAGGCCGGCACGACCCGCAGCGGCTTCATCCAGGAGGCCACCTCCGCCTACATCGCCCGGATCGATGAGGATGCTGAGCGCGAAGAGCGCCGAAAGCGCATCGAGCGGGCGCAGGAGCATATGGCCGAGATCGGCAAGCGCATGCAGCCGGGACCGGATGGTGTGACCATAATCCGGCAGTTCCGTGATGCCCTCCCGGAGTGGCTTACGGATCGCGAGCGTACCGACGATGAGTAGCCCGCTGCGCATCTCCACCGGTCGGCCGGTCGTGATCGACACCTCCGTGGCGTTCAAGTGGTTCGACACCACAGAGCCCGGTGCCGACATCGCTGCACAGCTGCTCGATGCGCACGGCCGGGATGAGGTAGCGCTCATCGCGCCTGCGCATCTGCCGATGGAGATCCTGAACATCCCCACGAGCAGACGCGAGCCAGTCTCACGGATCGAGGAGATCATCGATAGCCTCGCCGACGCCGACCTGCTGATTGCCCCGGTCGACGATGCGCTCCTGATCAGCGCCATCCGCATAGCAGAGGCGGAGCGTCTCGCGCTCTACGATGCCGTCTTCATCGCGCTCGCGGCGGCACTCGACGCAGAACTGGTGACCGCCGACCGAAAGCAGGCCGCCACCGCCTCATGCCGGGTGCGGCTGATCGGCCAGTAAGGACCTCATCCAATCGCCCGGCGCACGGTGCCGATCCCAAGCCACATGAGCGTCGGCCGCGGACGTCTGGCGCCGGTGCCCGCAACCACACCGATCGGACTGAACCCGAAGCGCTCGTAGAAACATACAGCTTCGGGCAGTGCATCCACGATCACGCCCGCACATCCCACGCGCTCCGACTCGGCGAGCGCGATCGCAAGAGCCGCGTGTACAAGCTCGCTGCCAAGACCCATCCCCTGCACGCGCTGGTCGACCGCCAGGCGTGCTATGCGGATGCAGGGAACCTCGGCATAGCCGCCCGGCGGGCGAACCGGCGGCTCGCCACAGGCGATCGACGCGGCCGCCAGCGTGAAGTAGCCGCTCACACGACGCGTGGCGTCGTCCACCGCTACGTACGTCACGCCGAGGCGATAGCGCGCCTGGTTCTGCCAGGCGTAGCGCCCCAGGAACAGATCGAGTGAGGGCTCGCCAGAACTGAAGCCTTCCCGGACGTCGGAACGCTCGAGCGACCTAATCGGCATCGGACCGCATGAGCCTGCGGAGAGCGGGCGTCGGCTCGACCGGACGGTCCATCTCGGCCACGATCCGCTCCCACGATTCCGTATCCACCACTACGCGGTGCGGGATGAGGTACTCGGCCGGCACCTCGTCGAGCGCGTCGAGGTGCGCCTGGATCGCGTCCTCGATCAGGCGCCCTTTCTTGAGGCCGGTCTCGCGCGCGTACTGGTCAAGCCGCGAACGTGTCGCCTCGCTGATCTGTGCGGAGATCTGTACGTAGTCGGCCATGTCATACCTCCATAGGACAATCTACAAAAATGTAGGAGCGGCGGCAACAGGCGGTCACCACATGGCGTCCCGGCTACCGAGTCCCTAGACTGAGGTGCAGCGCCACGCCGCCTAGACGAACCTGCGGGGGAGATGTTCATGAACCAGGACTCAAGTGCAGCGACTCACCCCGGAGACATCCATCGTCTGCTTCTGTCCGGACCGCTTGCGGAACAGGTCGCCGAGCGGCTTGGCACCGCGTATCCCGGCCTTGAGACGCGCGTCGTCTCCCAGGGGCCGCCTTCCAGCGACGACCTCGCATGGGCCGACGCATACACCGGCTTCCGCCTGCCTGAAGGCTTCGAGCGGTCGGCGATCGTGTGGGTGCACGCGATGATGGCGGGCGTTGATGCGTTGGCGCCGGCTCTGCGCGATCTCCCCCGCCCCGTGCTCCTCACGCGCACCGTGGGCGACATGCCGCGGAAGATGGGGCTCTACGTCCTCGCGTACGCGCTCGCCGATGCGCATCACCTGGCCGAGTACCGCGAGCAGCAGGCCGACCGGGTGTGGCGGCCCCTCGACGCACCGCGGACCGGCGGTGCGCTCGCGACGATCCTCGGCACCGGTGAGATCGGAGCGGGCGTGGCCGAGGCGCTCCAGGGGGCCGGCTTCGACACGTGCGGCGTGAACCGCACCGGCCACGAGCACCCGGCCTTCTCGCGCGTCGCAGCCGCCACCGACCCGAACGCCGTCCCCCGCGAGACGAACGTGCTCGTGAACACGCTGCCGCTGACGCTCGAGACCACCGGAAGCATCGGTATGTCCATCTTCGGCAGAGTCGAGGGAGCGCTCTTCATCAATGTGGGACGCGGAGCTTCCGTGGCCATGGACGACCTGCGGCGAGCGCTCGAGCTCGGCCACCTCCGGCACGCGGTGCTCGACGTGCTGCCTACCGAGCCGCCTCCCGCCGACGCCTGGTACTGGGACCACCCGCAGGTGACGCTCACGCCGCACATCGCGGCCGTGACCGACGCCGGCGATGTGGCCCGGAGCCTGTCAGCCGCCCTCGACGACCTGCGATCAGGACGCACGCCCGAAAGCTCCGTCGACCTTGCGCGCGGGTACTAGAACTCCAGTCCGCGCACGCGCTCCAGCACCACGTCGGCCCGCGCAAGGAACGCATGCGGGTCGAAGATCGCGTCGAGTCGCTCGGCCGTGAGCACGCACTCGGAGTCGGCCTCAAGGCGCTCGCGATAGGTGGCGCCCTCGCGCGCGTGCTGGATGTCGTCCCACACGGCCATCGCGTTCCGCTGCACCACGAGGTACGCGTCCTCGCGCTTCATGCCGGTGTCCACGAGTTCAAGCAGCACGCGGCTTGAGTAGATGAGCCCGCGCGTCTTCTCGAGGTTCGCGCGCATGACCTCGGGGTAGACCACGAGGCCGTCGAGGATCCACTCGAGCTTGCCGAGGAGGTAGTCGGTGGCGATGAAGCTGTCGGCGAGCACCACGCGCTCGGCCGAGCTGTGCGAGATGTCGCGCTCGTGCCAGAGCGCCACGTTGTCGAAGCCCACCTGCGCGTTGGCCTTCACCACGCGCGCAAGCCCGCACACGCGTTCGGCTGTGATCGGGTTGCGCTTGTGCGGCATCGCGCTGGAGCCCTTCTGGCCCTTGGCGAACGGCTCCTCGGCCTCGATGGTGTCGCTCTTCTGCAGCGCGCGCACCTCGGTGGCGATCCACTCGGCCGTGGCTGCCACCGTGGCCAGCACGGCGAGCACATGCGCGTGACGGTCGCGCGCGATCACCTGCGTGGAGGTGGGATCCGGAACGAGGCCGAGCTTCTCGCACACGTACGCCTCCACGTGAGGGTCGATGTTGGAGTAGCTGCCCACCGCTCCGGAGATCGCGCCCCACGCGCACGAGTACTCGCGCGCCGCGATCAGGCGCTGCTCCGCACGCTTGAGCGCCTGCGCCCAGGCGGCCCACTTCATGCCGAAGTACATCGGCTCGGCATGGATGCCGTGCGTGCGGCCCACGCACAGCGTGTCCGCGAACTCCTGCGCCCGTCGCACGCAGATACGGCCGAGGCGGCGGACGTCCTCGATCACGAGATCCTGCGCCTGCGTCATCTGGTAGCAGAGCGCGGTGTCGCCGAGGTCGCTCGACGTCATGCCGTAGTGCACCCACCGGCTGGGCTTGGGCTCATCGACGCCAAATCCGGCGTCGATGTGCTCGGCCATGTTGGTGAGGAACGCGATCACGTCGTGATTGAGCGTGGCCTCGAGCTCGTTGATGCGCTCCACCTCGAAGGCCGCCCGCTGGCGGATCACCGCCACGTCTTCGGCGGGCATCACGCCCAGCTCCACCTGCGCCTCGCAGGCGAGGACCTCGATCTCCTTCCAGATCTCGAACTTGTTCTCCAGGTCCCAGATCCGGCCCATCTCGGGACGGGTGTAACGCTCGATCATCCTCGACTCCTCACGCGCGTCGGCGGCCAGTCCAGGCAACATGTGCGCCGCATGCACATTATCGCCCACGGCGCGTACGGGGTCACGCGGTGCCGGCCATGCGCACGTAGGCGGTGAGGTCGGCCCCGAGCATCGCCTTGAGTTCCCGCAGGTCCGCCGAGGGGACCTCCGCGAACACGAATCCGAGTACCGGGTAGCGGCGGAAGTCGGTTCGACGCACCTCGATCGGCCGGGAGAAGCGCGTCTCGAGCGCCTCGTAGTCGACCGACTCGATCGCCTCACGATCGATCGAAGCGGGGATGTCCGCCACGACGACGCCGAAGGTGCTCCCCCGGTGGCGCTCCAGTATCCGGGGCCAATCGGGCGCAAGCCCCTCCATGAAGCACTCGTAGGGGTCGATGCCGTACGCGTGGAACGCGATGTCGGTCACACACCATCCTGCGAACCGCATCGGGTTGATCTCGATCGGGGCGACGCGACCGCTGGCATCCACACGCAACTCGGCGTGCACCGGGAAATCCCTCAGGCCCGCCCGCCGGCCTACCTCGGCAAGGAACGCCGTGAACGGCTCCACCCAGCGCTCGATCAACTCCGCCGAGGTGATGTACACACGGTCGCTCACGTCGTCTGCCGAGGCGAACAGGTGCCCGAGGACGTTGAGCACCACCGGCGCGCCTTCGCTGTCGAAGTACGCGTCAACCGCGAACTCCTCGCCCTCGATCACCTCCTCGACGATGAAGCGGTCGAGACCGATGACCGTGTCCGGATACAGCGACGCGAGCGCGGATGCCTCGTCTCGCAGGGCGGCCACGACTCCGGGCCAATCATCGATCGAGTCGACCACGTGCACGCCCATGCTGAAGAACCCCACGGCGGGCTTCACCACGAACGGCACACGTACGGACGTCGGATCGAAGCCCTCCAGCTCTTCCAGGGTGAGACCCGCGTACCGGTAGTCGGGATAGAGGTCGGCGAGCAGGTCGCGAAAGCGGACCTTGTCCTTGAACAGGTCGACGCTCTCGGCAAGCGGCGTGCCCGAGAGATGCTCCGCGACCCACCCGATCGCGTTCTCGGAGTTCGCGTACAGCCGCGGACGTTCGGCTTCGAGGTAGCGCCGCGCGAAGTCATCGTCTGACAAGAGCCCGAAGCGCGCGCCGAGCGCCGTTCGTGCGGCGGGCGTGTCGAGCACTGGTGCGCCTGAGCCAGCCACGGCAAGCGCGAGTCTTCGCGATACGTACGGGTCCTCGAGGATGAACATGGCGACTCCCTACCGCTCCCAGAGTTCGCAGCGATACTCGTGGCACAGTGGCGGCCGGTACTCATGCGGCAGCTGGCATCCATGCTCGGGATGACAGAACTGGCACTTGCGGACGTCCACCCATCCGGGCAACGTTGCGCGGTAGGCCTCTCCCTCGGCTGTGGGCAGGTGACTCACGCGCGGATCGTGATACGGAACGACCCCGTGCCCGCCGGTCACGTGGCCGGCGCCGTCACGAACGAGCGCCCCGCTGGCAACGAACCGCTCCAACCACGACTCGATGTACTCCGGGAGCCACTCCTGTCCGATGTAGTCCCCGTTCTCGTCATGAGCGAGATAGAGGCAGCAGCACAGGCCGCCGCATGCGTGGCAGAGCTCCCAGTCCTGGGCGCGGGGATCCGGTGATGCTTCGATGGCCACAGCCTCCTGCCGTTCAGTGCTCGCGAACCCGTACGGTGCCACTTGCACCGCCCACCATACCGCGAATGTGGGGGCGCTCGAGAGTACGCACACGCTGCGGCATGCTACAATTCCACCCCTGAGGCCCGGATCGAGACGCGACCGCTCGCGCGGCGTGTACCCGAGGGAGCACCAACGATGAAGCGCACCATGCTCGGCGGCAAGATCCACCGCGCCGTCGTCACCCAAGCGAACGTGGACTACGAGGGCAGCGTCACCGTGGACGAGGACCTGCTCGACGCCGCCGGCATCCTGCCCGGCGAGGTGGTCCACATCTGGGACGTGACCAACGCCGCCCGCCTCACCACCTACACCATCGCCGGCCCGCGCGGCAGTGGCGCCGTCTGCGTGAACGGCGCGGCGGCGCACCTCGTACACGAGGGCGACCTGGTGATACTCGGCTCGTACGTGGAGCTGGAGGATGCCGAGGCTCGAACGTGGATCCCGAAGGCCGTCTTCGTGGATGACGAGAACCGCATCGTGGAGGTACGAGGCGAAGAGGCCTTCCGCGCGAACTGACGCGGCGCGAACAAGCCTGCTGCGCGAACTGACGCACCGGGGTCACCCGGACACGCGCGCACGACGGCCGCCCCCGCACCGCTTCCACCCGCGGTCTCCCTCGCGCTCATGCCCCGCTTCCGCTATCATTCCCGCCGAAGGGGAGTAGCTGCCCGGTCCCGCACCGGGAGGCAGGCCGTCATCACGGGCGCATCTGCCCCGGCCCTGCCAACGAGACACCTCGCATGCGAGACCTTCAGGAACCGTAGCGTCCTGACCCGTCACGCCCAGGAGGAAGCATGTCGAAACGCACCCCGCTCGATCCAGCGTCTCTCGATCCCGCGTTCGTGGTGCAAGCGGCGCACACCGTACCCGCCGAGGAGGTGCTCCGGCAGCTCGACGGCACGCCGGACGGGCTTCGCCCCGACGAGGTGACGCGCCGGCAAGAGGCCGTGGGGCCCAACGAACTCCCCGAAGGTGAGAAGCGCACCATCCCCGCGATGGTGTTCGACCAGTTCAAGGATTTCCTGATCCTGCTCCTGCTTGGCGCCGCCGTGATCTCCGGCGTTCTCGGCGAGTTGGTCGACACGATCGCCATCCTCGTGATCGTGGTGCTCAACGCGGTCATCGGCGTGGTCCAGGAATACCGGGCCGAGCGGGCCATGGAGGCGCTGAAGGAGATGGCCTCCGAGACGGCCACGGTGCGGCGGGGCGGCGAGACCCGGGAGATCCACGCATCCGAACTCACAGTGGGCGACATCGTCCTGCTTGAGGCGGGGCGTATCGTGCCAGCCGACATGCGGCTCATCGATGCTGCCACCCTCCGCATCGCCGAGGCGGCGCTCACCGGCGAGTCTCTCCCCGTGGAGAAGCATGTTGACCCTGTCCGGGAGGTCGACTCCCCGATCGGTGACCGCAGCAGCATGGCCTATCGCGGTACGCAAGTGGTGTACGGACGCGGGGTCGCCGTGGTCACCGGCGTGGGGCTCGCCACCGAACTCG
This genomic window contains:
- a CDS encoding type II toxin-antitoxin system HicB family antitoxin produces the protein MGKANISFPEGMLEEIDRRAAEAGTTRSGFIQEATSAYIARIDEDAEREERRKRIERAQEHMAEIGKRMQPGPDGVTIIRQFRDALPEWLTDRERTDDE
- a CDS encoding type II toxin-antitoxin system VapC family toxin, with the translated sequence MSSPLRISTGRPVVIDTSVAFKWFDTTEPGADIAAQLLDAHGRDEVALIAPAHLPMEILNIPTSRREPVSRIEEIIDSLADADLLIAPVDDALLISAIRIAEAERLALYDAVFIALAAALDAELVTADRKQAATASCRVRLIGQ
- a CDS encoding GNAT family N-acetyltransferase — protein: MPIRSLERSDVREGFSSGEPSLDLFLGRYAWQNQARYRLGVTYVAVDDATRRVSGYFTLAAASIACGEPPVRPPGGYAEVPCIRIARLAVDQRVQGMGLGSELVHAALAIALAESERVGCAGVIVDALPEAVCFYERFGFSPIGVVAGTGARRPRPTLMWLGIGTVRRAIG
- a CDS encoding type II toxin-antitoxin system TacA family antitoxin — its product is MADYVQISAQISEATRSRLDQYARETGLKKGRLIEDAIQAHLDALDEVPAEYLIPHRVVVDTESWERIVAEMDRPVEPTPALRRLMRSDAD
- a CDS encoding NAD(P)-dependent oxidoreductase, whose translation is MNQDSSAATHPGDIHRLLLSGPLAEQVAERLGTAYPGLETRVVSQGPPSSDDLAWADAYTGFRLPEGFERSAIVWVHAMMAGVDALAPALRDLPRPVLLTRTVGDMPRKMGLYVLAYALADAHHLAEYREQQADRVWRPLDAPRTGGALATILGTGEIGAGVAEALQGAGFDTCGVNRTGHEHPAFSRVAAATDPNAVPRETNVLVNTLPLTLETTGSIGMSIFGRVEGALFINVGRGASVAMDDLRRALELGHLRHAVLDVLPTEPPPADAWYWDHPQVTLTPHIAAVTDAGDVARSLSAALDDLRSGRTPESSVDLARGY
- the purB gene encoding adenylosuccinate lyase; the protein is MIERYTRPEMGRIWDLENKFEIWKEIEVLACEAQVELGVMPAEDVAVIRQRAAFEVERINELEATLNHDVIAFLTNMAEHIDAGFGVDEPKPSRWVHYGMTSSDLGDTALCYQMTQAQDLVIEDVRRLGRICVRRAQEFADTLCVGRTHGIHAEPMYFGMKWAAWAQALKRAEQRLIAAREYSCAWGAISGAVGSYSNIDPHVEAYVCEKLGLVPDPTSTQVIARDRHAHVLAVLATVAATAEWIATEVRALQKSDTIEAEEPFAKGQKGSSAMPHKRNPITAERVCGLARVVKANAQVGFDNVALWHERDISHSSAERVVLADSFIATDYLLGKLEWILDGLVVYPEVMRANLEKTRGLIYSSRVLLELVDTGMKREDAYLVVQRNAMAVWDDIQHAREGATYRERLEADSECVLTAERLDAIFDPHAFLARADVVLERVRGLEF
- a CDS encoding ATP-grasp domain-containing protein, with translation MFILEDPYVSRRLALAVAGSGAPVLDTPAARTALGARFGLLSDDDFARRYLEAERPRLYANSENAIGWVAEHLSGTPLAESVDLFKDKVRFRDLLADLYPDYRYAGLTLEELEGFDPTSVRVPFVVKPAVGFFSMGVHVVDSIDDWPGVVAALRDEASALASLYPDTVIGLDRFIVEEVIEGEEFAVDAYFDSEGAPVVLNVLGHLFASADDVSDRVYITSAELIERWVEPFTAFLAEVGRRAGLRDFPVHAELRVDASGRVAPIEINPMRFAGWCVTDIAFHAYGIDPYECFMEGLAPDWPRILERHRGSTFGVVVADIPASIDREAIESVDYEALETRFSRPIEVRRTDFRRYPVLGFVFAEVPSADLRELKAMLGADLTAYVRMAGTA
- the panD gene encoding aspartate 1-decarboxylase; translation: MKRTMLGGKIHRAVVTQANVDYEGSVTVDEDLLDAAGILPGEVVHIWDVTNAARLTTYTIAGPRGSGAVCVNGAAAHLVHEGDLVILGSYVELEDAEARTWIPKAVFVDDENRIVEVRGEEAFRAN